A single genomic interval of Gossypium raimondii isolate GPD5lz chromosome 11, ASM2569854v1, whole genome shotgun sequence harbors:
- the LOC105802815 gene encoding LOB domain-containing protein 25 has product MGLESLIVTRPRTHQPCAACRMLRRRCDSNCILAPYFPCDEMDKFAKVHKVFGASNVIKMIQMVEETNREDAVKALVYEATARMRDPVYGSTGAICQLQKMVQELKMQLESTKARVLELQQQKDQLWSVLMNVNHLDLLSPINGGDNFCLGYDDSIAYDPDKFPVVGDWIF; this is encoded by the exons ATGGGTTTAGAATCTCTAATTGTTACAAGACCCAGGACCCATCAACCATGTGCCGCTTGTAGGATGCTACGCAGGAGATGCGACAGTAATTGCATTCTGGCCCCCTATTTCCCATGTGATGAGATGGACAAGTTTGCCAAGGTGCACAAGGTTTTTGGAGCCAGCAACGTAATCAAAATGATTCAG ATGGTGGAGGAAACAAACAGGGAGGATGCTGTGAAAGCACTGGTCTATGAAGCAACAGCCAGGATGAGAGACCCTGTTTATGGCAGCACTGGAGCTATTTGCCAACTGCAGAAGATGGTGCAAGAACTCAAGATGCAGCTTGAATCAACAAAAGCTCGAGTGTTGGAGCTGCAACAGCAAAAAGATCAGCTTTGGAGCGTTCTTATGAATGTTAATCATCTTGATCTTCTTTCTCCCATTAATGGCGGTGACAACTTTTGTTTAGGTTACGATGATTCTATAGCTTATGATCCAGACAAGTTCCCTGTAGTAGGTGACTGGATCttttaa